The following coding sequences lie in one Fusobacterium sp. DD2 genomic window:
- a CDS encoding WG repeat-containing protein: MKKTIVLLGLLLSICSFSTEECAYEEVPIAQAPKNIKVVKILKGEETGLYGIVDNSGKFLTKGNNVLISIQKNHIYIVDIDNNEGLMSTEGKWIGKMGEYRYKDKYANMYIASSETKDKRYFIVYNKENNHNKFGFLDIDGNLCVPIIYDEAEMFSDGLAAVKKDGKWGYVNTKGIEVIPFEYDEALDFKNGEALVRIGNETFYIDKYGKEKLFSTLLSDFQDWVEKIKKHIASSFEEKVGSI; this comes from the coding sequence ATGAAAAAAACTATAGTTTTGCTAGGATTACTGTTATCGATTTGTTCTTTTTCAACTGAAGAATGTGCTTACGAAGAAGTTCCTATTGCACAGGCACCTAAAAATATAAAAGTAGTTAAAATATTAAAAGGGGAAGAAACTGGACTATATGGTATAGTGGATAACTCTGGAAAGTTTTTAACAAAGGGGAATAATGTTTTGATTTCTATCCAAAAAAACCATATCTATATTGTTGATATTGATAATAATGAGGGGCTTATGTCAACTGAGGGAAAATGGATAGGAAAGATGGGTGAGTACAGATATAAGGATAAGTATGCAAATATGTACATAGCATCTTCAGAAACTAAGGATAAAAGGTATTTTATCGTATACAACAAAGAAAATAATCATAATAAATTTGGATTTTTAGATATTGATGGAAATCTTTGTGTTCCTATTATTTATGATGAAGCAGAGATGTTTTCTGATGGCCTTGCTGCAGTAAAAAAAGATGGAAAATGGGGTTATGTAAATACAAAAGGTATTGAGGTTATCCCATTTGAATACGATGAGGCATTGGATTTTAAAAATGGTGAAGCTTTAGTAAGAATAGGAAATGAAACATTTTATATAGATAAGTATGGCAAGGAAAAATTATTTAGTACATTGCTTTCTGATTTCCAGGACTGGGTTGAAAAGATAAAAAAACATATTGCTTCTTCATTTGAAGAAAAAGTTGGAAGTATATAA